In Bubalus bubalis isolate 160015118507 breed Murrah chromosome 3, NDDB_SH_1, whole genome shotgun sequence, a genomic segment contains:
- the LOC102408097 gene encoding SLP adapter and CSK-interacting membrane protein isoform X2 — translation MDWWKDHFWIILAVAIIFTSVSLGTILFCVCRCLFRQGKKWEISKSLKQKQRDEETMYENVTEQFSVQLPPLPPRDMLSPGVASPQETPSRPTPAAYSSVHKIRNKKTSTVPSYIEPEEDYDDVDVPANTENHHLETNVSSFWQAEDGSQSLF, via the exons ATGGATTGGTGGAAGGACCATTTCTGGATCATCTTGGCTGTGGCCATCATCTTTACCTCTGTGAGCCTGGGCACCATCCTGTTCTGTGTCTGTAGGTGTCTATTTAGACAAG gcAAGAAATGGGAAATTTCCAAGTCCTTgaaacaaaagcagagagatgaaGAAACGATGTATGA gaATGTTACAGAACAATTCTCAGTTCAATTACCCCCTCTGCCACCCAGGGATATGCTTTCCCCAGGAGTTGCCT CCCCACAGGAAACCCCAAGTCGGCCCACACCAGCTGCATACTCTTCGgtacataaaattagaaataagaagACAAGTACCGTCCCAAGCTATATTGAGCCTGAGGAAGACTATGATGATGTTGATGTCCCTGCCAATACAGAAAATCATCATCTTGAAACAAATGTTTCTTCCTTTTGGCAAGCAGAAGATGGTTCACagagcttattttaa
- the LOC102408097 gene encoding SLP adapter and CSK-interacting membrane protein isoform X1, which produces MAPQPLTSGAPATQDLKAMDWWKDHFWIILAVAIIFTSVSLGTILFCVCRCLFRQGKKWEISKSLKQKQRDEETMYENVTEQFSVQLPPLPPRDMLSPGVASPQETPSRPTPAAYSSVHKIRNKKTSTVPSYIEPEEDYDDVDVPANTENHHLETNVSSFWQAEDGSQSLF; this is translated from the exons GATCTCAAGGCCATGGATTGGTGGAAGGACCATTTCTGGATCATCTTGGCTGTGGCCATCATCTTTACCTCTGTGAGCCTGGGCACCATCCTGTTCTGTGTCTGTAGGTGTCTATTTAGACAAG gcAAGAAATGGGAAATTTCCAAGTCCTTgaaacaaaagcagagagatgaaGAAACGATGTATGA gaATGTTACAGAACAATTCTCAGTTCAATTACCCCCTCTGCCACCCAGGGATATGCTTTCCCCAGGAGTTGCCT CCCCACAGGAAACCCCAAGTCGGCCCACACCAGCTGCATACTCTTCGgtacataaaattagaaataagaagACAAGTACCGTCCCAAGCTATATTGAGCCTGAGGAAGACTATGATGATGTTGATGTCCCTGCCAATACAGAAAATCATCATCTTGAAACAAATGTTTCTTCCTTTTGGCAAGCAGAAGATGGTTCACagagcttattttaa